From a single Stackebrandtia endophytica genomic region:
- the pdhA gene encoding pyruvate dehydrogenase (acetyl-transferring) E1 component subunit alpha, with protein sequence MVNGDQNRAGPKKKASTRRKKAAPTGDSEMVQLLTADGERVSHPEYDVSLTDQQYRDLYRDMVIVRRLDTEGTALQRQGQLGIWASLQGQEAAQIGSGRALAKQDMVFPTYREHGVLWTRDIDPIMPFGLFRGVDLGGWDSRKYKFQMYTIVIGAQALHATGYAMGVTKDGKVGGDDGEAVIAYFGDGASSQGDVNESFVWANVYNAPVVFFCQNNQYAISEPVIRQSRTPLYKRASGFGFPGVRVDGNDVLASYAVTKHALDNARHGNGPMFIEAYTYRMGAHTTTDDPTRYRESGEVEAWRSKDPIARMRTFLERSTIGDADYFQSIDDEADQHALDLRERVIALPDPVPGAIFENVFSEASPLVEAERAEFTEYHASFEGSGH encoded by the coding sequence ATGGTCAACGGCGATCAGAACCGCGCAGGGCCCAAGAAAAAGGCCAGCACGCGGCGAAAGAAGGCCGCACCGACTGGCGACAGCGAGATGGTGCAACTGCTCACCGCCGACGGTGAACGGGTCTCGCACCCCGAGTACGACGTCTCATTGACCGACCAGCAGTACCGTGACCTGTACCGAGACATGGTCATCGTGCGCCGGTTGGACACCGAGGGCACCGCGCTGCAACGACAGGGCCAACTGGGCATCTGGGCGAGTCTGCAAGGCCAGGAGGCGGCACAGATCGGCTCCGGTCGCGCGCTGGCCAAGCAGGACATGGTTTTCCCGACCTACCGCGAGCACGGTGTGCTGTGGACCCGCGACATCGACCCGATCATGCCGTTCGGGCTGTTCCGGGGCGTCGACCTGGGTGGTTGGGACTCCCGGAAGTACAAGTTCCAGATGTACACCATCGTCATCGGCGCGCAGGCCCTGCACGCCACCGGTTACGCCATGGGCGTCACCAAAGACGGCAAGGTCGGAGGAGACGACGGCGAAGCCGTGATCGCCTACTTCGGCGACGGCGCCTCCAGCCAGGGTGACGTCAACGAGTCCTTCGTCTGGGCCAACGTCTACAACGCGCCGGTCGTGTTCTTCTGCCAGAACAACCAGTACGCGATCTCCGAACCGGTCATCCGACAGTCCCGCACCCCGCTGTACAAGCGGGCCAGCGGCTTCGGCTTCCCCGGCGTTCGCGTCGACGGCAACGACGTTCTGGCCAGCTACGCGGTCACCAAGCACGCATTGGACAACGCCCGCCACGGCAACGGCCCCATGTTCATCGAGGCCTACACCTACCGGATGGGTGCCCACACCACCACCGACGACCCGACCCGGTACCGCGAATCCGGTGAAGTCGAAGCATGGCGTTCCAAAGACCCGATCGCGAGGATGCGCACCTTCCTGGAGCGTTCCACCATCGGCGACGCGGACTACTTCCAGTCCATCGACGATGAAGCCGACCAGCACGCGCTGGATCTGCGCGAACGAGTCATCGCCCTGCCCGACCCGGTCCCCGGCGCGATCTTCGAGAACGTGTTCTCCGAAGCCTCGCCGCTGGTCGAGGCCGAGCGCGCCGAATTCACCGAGTACCACGCGTCCTTCGAAGGGAGTGGGCACTGA
- a CDS encoding dihydrolipoamide acetyltransferase family protein, with protein MPKLEQFNLPDLAEGLVDAEIIKWLVQPGDTVTLNQPIVEVETAKALTEIPSPYAGEVKTLHHDEGTSVDVGQPLITIDTDPGGEAAPEESSGSLIGETTADGRTAVLVGYGPKAVTAKRRPRKGAAPAAAAAAVVAPAAPVAPAAPVVPVAPPKPAAPVAAPAAPVSNGQVLAKPPVRKLAKDLGVDLSTLTGTGPQGSITRDDVTGAASAPAAAATVTVPVGGEERIPIKGVRKLTADNMVASAFTAPHVTEFLTLDVTEMMDTVKRLKTLPEFDGVKVSPLLLVAKALVLAAKRHPMINSTWDEAAGEIVVKHYVNLGIAAATPRGLLVPNIKNAESLSLVDLARALTDLTVTARDGKTSPADMTGGTMTITNVGVFGVDTGTPILPPGESAILAFGAVKDMPWVHEGQVVPRKVTTLSLSFDHRIIDGELGSKFLADVGRFLAEPGTALLAWT; from the coding sequence ATGCCGAAACTGGAACAGTTCAACCTTCCCGACCTGGCCGAGGGCCTCGTCGACGCCGAAATCATCAAGTGGTTGGTCCAGCCGGGCGACACCGTCACGCTGAACCAGCCGATCGTCGAGGTCGAGACCGCCAAGGCGCTCACCGAGATCCCCTCGCCGTACGCCGGTGAAGTCAAGACGCTTCACCACGACGAGGGCACCTCGGTCGACGTCGGGCAACCGCTCATCACGATCGACACCGATCCCGGTGGCGAAGCGGCGCCGGAGGAGTCCTCCGGATCGCTCATCGGTGAGACGACCGCCGACGGTCGGACCGCGGTGTTGGTCGGGTACGGGCCCAAGGCCGTCACCGCGAAGCGTCGCCCCCGCAAGGGTGCGGCGCCTGCGGCGGCCGCAGCCGCTGTGGTGGCACCGGCGGCACCGGTCGCTCCTGCGGCTCCGGTCGTGCCGGTGGCTCCGCCGAAACCCGCGGCACCCGTGGCGGCTCCGGCCGCGCCGGTGTCCAACGGTCAGGTCTTGGCCAAGCCCCCGGTTCGCAAGCTGGCCAAGGACCTTGGCGTCGACCTGTCGACGCTGACCGGAACCGGTCCGCAAGGATCGATCACCCGTGACGACGTCACCGGTGCGGCGTCGGCACCGGCTGCGGCCGCCACGGTCACCGTGCCGGTCGGTGGAGAGGAACGCATCCCGATCAAGGGCGTTCGCAAGCTCACCGCCGACAACATGGTGGCGAGTGCCTTCACCGCTCCGCATGTCACCGAGTTCCTCACCTTGGACGTCACCGAGATGATGGACACCGTGAAGCGGCTGAAGACACTGCCGGAGTTCGACGGTGTCAAGGTCTCGCCGTTGCTGTTGGTTGCCAAGGCCCTGGTGTTGGCCGCCAAACGGCATCCCATGATCAACTCGACGTGGGATGAGGCCGCCGGCGAGATCGTGGTCAAGCACTACGTGAACCTGGGCATCGCCGCCGCGACACCTCGCGGTCTCCTGGTGCCCAACATCAAGAACGCCGAGTCACTGAGCCTGGTCGACCTGGCGCGTGCGTTGACGGATCTGACCGTCACCGCACGCGACGGCAAGACCTCCCCCGCGGACATGACCGGCGGAACCATGACGATCACCAACGTGGGTGTGTTCGGTGTCGACACCGGCACCCCGATCCTGCCGCCGGGTGAGTCGGCGATCCTGGCGTTCGGCGCGGTGAAGGACATGCCGTGGGTTCACGAGGGACAGGTCGTGCCGAGGAAGGTCACGACGTTGAGTCTGTCCTTCGACCATCGAATCATCGATGGTGAGCTCGGGTCGAAGTTCCTCGCCGATGTCGGCCGGTTCCTCGCCGAACCGGGAACCGCGCTGCTGGCGTGGACGTGA
- a CDS encoding transketolase C-terminal domain-containing protein: MMTDTLRIGQAVGAGLRRAMEDDPKVLLMGEDVGKLGGVFRVTDGLQKDFGEDRVIDTPLAESGILGTAIGLAIRGWRPVCEIQFNGFVYPAFDQIVCQLAKMHYRSQGTVPLPIVVRIPCGGGIGAVEHHSESPEAYFAHTAGLKVVSCSDSNDAYWMIQQAIASQDPVIFFEPLRRYQEKGEVDTSGSLDTAHPLLASKVEREGTDATVVAWGSMTKVAHDAATAAAEDGRSLEVINLRTLSPLDMGPVYESVKKTGRMVVVHEAPSNVGIGAEIAARVTQDCFYSLESPVLRVTGYDTPYPAARLEEDYLPDLDRVLDAVDRTFGY; the protein is encoded by the coding sequence CTGATGACCGACACGCTACGTATTGGTCAAGCCGTCGGAGCCGGCCTGCGACGCGCCATGGAGGACGACCCCAAGGTCCTCCTGATGGGCGAGGACGTCGGCAAGCTCGGTGGCGTCTTCCGCGTCACCGACGGACTGCAGAAGGACTTCGGTGAAGACCGAGTCATCGACACCCCGCTGGCAGAGTCCGGAATTCTGGGCACCGCCATCGGATTGGCGATCCGCGGTTGGCGACCGGTCTGCGAAATCCAGTTCAACGGATTCGTCTACCCCGCCTTCGACCAGATCGTGTGCCAGCTGGCCAAAATGCACTACCGGTCGCAGGGCACCGTTCCGTTGCCGATCGTTGTCCGCATCCCCTGCGGCGGCGGCATCGGCGCGGTCGAGCACCACTCGGAATCACCGGAGGCGTACTTCGCGCACACCGCCGGTCTCAAGGTGGTGTCGTGCTCGGACTCCAACGACGCCTACTGGATGATCCAACAGGCGATCGCCTCTCAAGACCCGGTGATCTTCTTCGAGCCGCTGCGGCGCTACCAGGAGAAGGGAGAGGTCGACACCTCCGGCTCGCTGGACACGGCCCACCCACTACTGGCCTCCAAAGTGGAACGTGAAGGTACCGACGCCACCGTGGTGGCGTGGGGCTCCATGACCAAGGTGGCTCACGACGCGGCCACCGCGGCCGCCGAAGACGGCCGGTCCCTGGAGGTCATCAACCTGCGCACCCTGTCCCCACTGGACATGGGCCCGGTGTACGAATCGGTCAAGAAGACCGGCCGTATGGTCGTCGTCCACGAGGCGCCGTCCAACGTCGGTATCGGCGCCGAGATCGCCGCCCGGGTCACCCAGGACTGCTTCTACTCCCTCGAGTCGCCGGTACTTCGTGTCACCGGCTACGACACTCCTTACCCGGCCGCCCGGCTGGAGGAGGACTACCTTCCCGACCTCGACCGAGTGCTCGACGCGGTCGACCGGACGTTCGGTTACTAG